A portion of the Sphingobacterium spiritivorum genome contains these proteins:
- a CDS encoding MBL fold metallo-hydrolase, whose product MKRTIKIIKKTMTIFIIIVALVSAAVYFYMQKAVFGQVPSGVRLEAVTKSTHYKEGAFQNVHYTPTLTEGYSMFGVMSDQLFKNFPRRRPVDSLPSVKTDLHALAPDSNVLVWFGHSSYFIQLDGKRFLIDPVFSGNASPIPGTNTAFKGADIYKPEDMPAIDYLLITHDHYDHLDYETILALKGKVDTVICGLGVGAHFEKWGYAVDHIIEKDWYEHISLAPGFSLDTAPTRHFSGRGFKRNNTLWLSFILKTPSLTLYLGGDSGYDTHFKEIGDKFGQIDLALLDNGQYNKAWQAIHMLPEEVIKASADLHTKRLFPVHSSKFMLAQHPWDEPLSRTSKLAAEKGISLVTPMIGEVVRLTDPDQGFKKWWEGVE is encoded by the coding sequence ATGAAAAGAACAATTAAAATTATTAAAAAGACAATGACTATTTTTATTATAATCGTGGCTCTGGTATCGGCTGCCGTTTATTTTTATATGCAAAAAGCTGTTTTCGGACAGGTGCCTTCCGGTGTACGCCTTGAGGCAGTAACAAAATCCACACATTATAAAGAAGGTGCCTTTCAAAATGTACATTATACCCCTACACTGACTGAAGGCTACAGTATGTTTGGCGTAATGAGTGACCAGCTCTTTAAGAACTTTCCAAGAAGACGTCCTGTGGACAGCCTTCCTTCTGTTAAGACAGATCTACATGCCCTGGCTCCTGATAGCAATGTATTAGTCTGGTTTGGTCATTCTTCCTATTTTATCCAGCTGGATGGAAAACGTTTTCTGATAGATCCTGTATTCAGTGGTAATGCTTCGCCTATTCCGGGTACAAACACGGCCTTTAAAGGAGCAGATATCTATAAACCGGAAGATATGCCGGCAATCGATTATTTACTCATCACACATGACCATTATGATCATCTGGACTATGAAACGATACTTGCATTGAAAGGTAAGGTGGATACGGTGATCTGTGGATTGGGAGTCGGCGCTCATTTTGAAAAATGGGGATACGCTGTGGATCACATTATAGAAAAGGATTGGTATGAACATATTTCTTTAGCCCCTGGTTTTTCTCTGGATACAGCGCCAACCCGACATTTTTCAGGCCGTGGATTCAAACGTAATAATACGCTTTGGCTTTCTTTTATATTGAAGACACCAAGTCTGACCCTTTATCTTGGTGGAGACAGTGGCTATGATACACATTTTAAAGAAATCGGTGATAAATTTGGCCAGATAGACTTGGCGTTGCTGGACAACGGTCAATATAACAAAGCATGGCAGGCTATTCATATGTTGCCGGAAGAAGTAATAAAAGCATCAGCAGATCTACATACCAAGCGATTGTTTCCTGTCCATTCATCCAAATTTATGCTGGCACAGCACCCCTGGGATGAACCTTTGTCCCGTACGTCCAAATTAGCAGCTGAAAAGGGGATATCTCTGGTAACACCGATGATAGGCGAAGTGGTGAGACTTACCGATCCGGATCAGGGATTTAAAAAATGGTGGGAGGGAGTAGAATAA
- a CDS encoding glycoside hydrolase family 15 protein encodes MNQNRHVYNTGIIGNCAFIAHINKDTNIDWLCWPSFENSFVFGRLLDREKGGEFSITPAAGSFESVQTYIENTNILQTVITTDEGTYQVTDFAPRYEQYNRYYKPLMLIRKVEVISGRPRVRINCQPVYDYGKGMFERHRGSNHVEFTNDQEKIRLTTNVPISHFFSDLPLPLNETKYLVLTYGSSLEAPLIKTSEDFFHNTKRYWRNWIKKASIPHFYQKEVIRSALALKIHQYEDTGAIIASSTTSLPEHPGSGRNWDYRYCWLRDSYYVLNALEYIGHFEEMEKYASYITGITQSDQGRLQPLYGILGQHTLTEHTLDYLSGYQGNQPVRIGNQAYEHIQNDVYGQAIIALLPLFTDHRFTYKERAGVGYWLDYFLQRIEKTIDEKDAGIWEFRNFENHHCYSNLFQWAGSAAALKIAKQIGDQDIMARAQKMMAKAAEYIESCYDEERMVYTSARGSSNLDASTLQLIMMHYLHPDSERAKKHLEGLEKELKTEEGLFYRYLHKDDFGKPKSTFLICAFWYVEALACVGRIEEAQEIFENLMKYGNHLMLFSEDIDEEDGSQWGNFPQAYSHVGLMNAAYRIAIKLDEPLFLK; translated from the coding sequence ATGAATCAGAACAGACATGTTTACAATACAGGAATTATAGGTAATTGTGCTTTTATTGCACATATTAATAAGGATACAAATATAGACTGGCTATGTTGGCCTTCTTTTGAAAATTCGTTTGTTTTTGGAAGATTATTAGATCGCGAAAAAGGAGGGGAGTTCTCGATTACGCCTGCTGCGGGATCATTTGAAAGTGTACAGACTTATATTGAAAACACTAATATTTTACAGACCGTCATCACGACAGACGAAGGTACTTATCAGGTCACGGATTTTGCTCCCCGTTATGAGCAATACAACAGGTATTACAAACCGTTGATGCTGATCCGGAAGGTGGAGGTTATATCGGGGCGTCCCCGTGTGCGAATCAACTGCCAGCCGGTATATGATTATGGTAAAGGAATGTTTGAACGCCACAGAGGAAGCAATCATGTAGAATTTACCAATGATCAGGAAAAAATAAGACTGACTACTAATGTACCCATCAGTCATTTTTTTTCGGATCTGCCTTTGCCGCTCAATGAAACAAAATATCTGGTACTCACGTATGGCAGTTCTCTGGAAGCACCATTGATCAAGACTTCTGAGGATTTCTTTCATAATACCAAACGCTACTGGCGCAATTGGATTAAGAAGGCTTCTATTCCTCATTTCTATCAGAAAGAAGTAATACGCTCTGCTTTGGCACTGAAAATACACCAGTATGAAGATACGGGGGCTATTATTGCTTCAAGTACTACCAGTCTGCCTGAACATCCGGGCAGTGGACGTAATTGGGATTACAGATATTGCTGGCTTCGCGATAGTTATTATGTACTGAATGCGCTGGAGTATATCGGACATTTTGAAGAAATGGAAAAATATGCTTCCTATATTACGGGCATCACACAGTCTGATCAGGGGCGACTTCAGCCGTTATATGGTATTTTAGGTCAGCATACACTGACGGAACATACGCTTGATTATTTATCCGGATATCAGGGTAATCAGCCGGTAAGGATCGGCAACCAGGCTTATGAACATATCCAGAATGATGTATATGGCCAGGCAATCATTGCTTTACTTCCCTTATTTACAGATCACCGATTTACCTATAAAGAGCGGGCAGGAGTAGGATACTGGTTGGATTATTTTCTGCAACGCATTGAAAAGACAATTGATGAAAAAGATGCGGGTATCTGGGAATTTAGAAATTTTGAAAATCATCATTGCTACAGTAACCTTTTTCAGTGGGCCGGCAGTGCTGCGGCATTGAAGATTGCCAAACAGATCGGTGATCAGGATATTATGGCAAGAGCGCAAAAGATGATGGCAAAAGCTGCTGAATATATTGAGAGCTGTTATGATGAGGAGCGTATGGTATATACCAGTGCGAGGGGAAGTTCAAATCTGGATGCCAGTACATTGCAGCTTATTATGATGCACTATCTGCATCCGGACAGTGAACGTGCAAAAAAACATTTGGAGGGACTGGAAAAGGAACTAAAAACGGAAGAGGGATTATTTTACCGCTATCTGCATAAGGATGATTTTGGAAAGCCTAAATCTACATTTCTGATCTGTGCCTTCTGGTATGTGGAGGCGTTGGCTTGTGTGGGACGCATTGAGGAGGCTCAGGAGATTTTCGAAAATCTGATGAAATACGGTAATCATTTGATGCTGTTCAGTGAAGATATTGATGAAGAAGACGGTAGTCAGTGGGGTAACTTTCCGCAGGCTTACAGTCATGTAGGATTAATGAATGCAGCCTACAGGATAGCGATCAAACTGGATGAACCTTTGTTCCTTAAATAG
- a CDS encoding PQQ-dependent sugar dehydrogenase has translation MKTKLPLAYLLSGIALFSSCNSNAKNGEEVSGTDTTSYPSVEKNPANTDYKPAFVGQTRIKGVKTATAYEVKILSRDLKSPWGLVSLPDGRLLITEKEGTLRIATADGKLSEPITGLPPVDAKGQGGLLGIALDPSFSSNRMVYWTFSHKVDGKNLTAVGKGKLADDEKSIQNAQIIYQATPAYNGTLHYGSRILFDKTGNIIFSTGERSDLETRPQAQDLQSALGKIIRITPEGKPAPGNPFEGNANARPEIYSYGHRNVQGLALHPETGDLWETEFGPKGGDEVNIVKPGKNYGWPTITYGLEYSGAKIGEAIQQKDGLEQPVYYYDPVISPSGITFYSSNTIPEWKNNLFIAALSGTHIARLVIKDNKVVGEERLLADQGQRFRAVIEGKNGELFAVTDAGWLVKVAKK, from the coding sequence ATGAAAACTAAACTTCCATTAGCTTATTTACTTTCGGGGATAGCTTTATTCTCATCCTGTAATTCGAATGCGAAAAACGGGGAGGAAGTATCCGGTACAGATACGACTTCTTATCCTTCTGTAGAAAAGAACCCTGCAAATACAGACTATAAACCTGCTTTTGTAGGTCAAACCCGTATCAAAGGAGTAAAGACAGCTACAGCATATGAAGTCAAGATTTTAAGCCGTGATCTCAAATCTCCATGGGGTCTTGTTTCCTTGCCTGACGGACGTTTGTTGATTACAGAAAAAGAAGGAACATTACGTATTGCGACGGCGGACGGAAAACTAAGCGAGCCGATCACCGGACTTCCTCCGGTAGATGCAAAAGGACAGGGGGGACTTTTGGGGATTGCTTTAGATCCGTCTTTTTCTTCCAATCGGATGGTGTACTGGACTTTCTCACATAAAGTCGATGGTAAGAATCTGACTGCTGTGGGTAAAGGTAAGCTGGCGGATGATGAAAAAAGTATTCAAAATGCACAGATTATATATCAGGCAACTCCTGCATATAATGGTACTTTGCACTACGGATCACGTATTTTATTTGACAAAACGGGAAATATTATTTTCAGTACCGGAGAGCGTTCTGATTTGGAGACCCGTCCTCAGGCACAGGATCTGCAATCGGCACTGGGTAAGATTATCCGTATCACTCCGGAGGGTAAGCCTGCCCCGGGCAATCCATTTGAAGGGAATGCGAATGCACGTCCTGAAATTTATTCGTACGGACATCGTAATGTACAGGGGCTGGCGCTGCATCCTGAAACCGGCGATCTTTGGGAAACAGAATTCGGACCGAAGGGTGGAGATGAGGTAAATATTGTGAAGCCGGGTAAAAACTATGGCTGGCCGACTATTACCTACGGACTGGAGTATAGCGGAGCTAAAATAGGAGAGGCTATTCAACAAAAAGACGGTCTTGAACAACCGGTATATTATTATGATCCGGTGATCTCACCAAGTGGAATCACCTTCTATAGCAGCAATACAATTCCGGAATGGAAGAATAATCTCTTTATCGCTGCATTAAGTGGTACACATATCGCCAGATTAGTGATCAAAGATAATAAAGTAGTCGGTGAAGAACGTTTGCTGGCTGATCAGGGCCAACGTTTCCGTGCTGTAATTGAAGGTAAAAACGGAGAACTTTTTGCTGTAACAGATGCCGGATGGCTGGTAAAAGTTGCTAAAAAATAA
- the htpG gene encoding molecular chaperone HtpG: MNTEKGSISIHTENIFPVIKKFLYSDNEIFLRELVSNAVDASQKIKRLASLGQYQSEIGDLTVDVKFDETAKTITISDKGIGMTAEEVKKYINQIAFSGATEFMEKFKEANDANEIIGRFGLGFYSAFMVADTVEIQTLSFQDGAEPAKWVCDGSTSYEISEGTRTERGTDIILHVNDESAEFLNKARLQEILDKYCRFLPVPIRFGTKTSSEADGEDEEGKPKYKSVEVDNIINNTHPAWTKAPSELKDEDYLAFYRELYPYSMDEPLFWIHLNVDYPFNLTGILYFPKIKNELEIQRNKIKLYSRQVFITDEVKDIVPEFLMLLHGVIDSPDIPLNVSRSFLQADGNVKKINNYITKKVADKLQEIFKSDRKGFEEKWNDIGLFIKYGMLSDEKFAEKAADFCLLKNTDNDHFTIKEYYEKVKDIQVDKDGNIVYLYTHDKAQQDSFISAAKQKGYDVLVMDGPLDTHFVSYLEQKGGEKVQLKRVDADVIDKLIQKDEKQELALSEEEAKQATGLFEKAISRQDMKVEVEAMSADEAPVSVTLDEFMRRMKDMAKTGGGMGFYGTLPDNYKVTVNGNHPLIKRILTSPEAEGEQLAKQAFDLALLSRGLLTGADLTAFVKRSVELI; the protein is encoded by the coding sequence ATGAATACAGAAAAAGGAAGCATTTCGATACACACGGAAAATATTTTCCCTGTCATTAAGAAGTTTTTATATTCAGATAATGAGATCTTTCTGCGTGAACTGGTGTCCAATGCCGTAGACGCATCTCAAAAGATCAAAAGATTGGCTTCCCTTGGACAGTATCAGAGTGAGATAGGTGATCTGACGGTGGATGTCAAATTTGACGAGACTGCAAAGACAATCACGATCTCCGATAAAGGTATCGGGATGACTGCCGAGGAAGTAAAGAAATACATTAACCAGATTGCTTTTTCAGGAGCAACGGAGTTTATGGAAAAATTCAAAGAAGCTAATGATGCAAATGAAATCATTGGTCGGTTTGGATTAGGATTCTACTCTGCATTTATGGTTGCGGATACGGTAGAAATACAGACACTGTCGTTTCAGGATGGAGCTGAGCCCGCTAAATGGGTCTGTGACGGAAGTACTTCCTATGAGATCTCTGAGGGTACTCGCACAGAAAGAGGAACAGATATTATCCTGCATGTCAATGATGAATCTGCCGAGTTTTTGAACAAAGCTCGTCTGCAGGAGATTCTGGATAAATACTGCCGATTCTTACCGGTTCCTATCCGTTTCGGTACCAAGACTTCTTCTGAAGCTGATGGAGAGGACGAAGAAGGTAAACCTAAATACAAATCTGTAGAGGTTGACAATATCATCAATAATACACATCCGGCATGGACAAAAGCACCTTCGGAATTAAAAGATGAAGATTACCTTGCTTTTTACCGTGAATTGTATCCGTATTCTATGGATGAACCCTTATTCTGGATTCACCTGAATGTAGATTATCCGTTCAATCTGACTGGTATTTTGTATTTCCCGAAAATCAAAAATGAACTGGAGATTCAGCGTAACAAAATCAAATTGTATTCCCGTCAGGTCTTTATTACAGACGAGGTAAAAGATATTGTACCGGAGTTTTTGATGTTACTGCATGGCGTGATTGACTCTCCTGATATTCCGTTGAACGTTTCGCGCTCTTTCTTGCAGGCAGATGGTAATGTGAAGAAAATCAATAATTACATTACAAAAAAGGTTGCGGATAAGTTGCAGGAAATATTCAAGTCAGACCGCAAAGGTTTTGAAGAAAAATGGAACGACATCGGTCTGTTTATCAAATATGGTATGCTGAGTGATGAGAAATTTGCAGAAAAAGCTGCTGATTTCTGCCTGTTGAAAAATACAGACAACGATCACTTTACCATCAAGGAATATTACGAAAAAGTAAAAGATATACAAGTAGACAAAGATGGTAACATCGTCTATCTGTATACGCATGACAAAGCACAGCAGGACAGTTTTATTTCTGCTGCAAAACAGAAGGGTTATGATGTCCTTGTGATGGATGGTCCTTTGGATACGCACTTTGTTTCTTATCTGGAACAAAAAGGTGGTGAAAAAGTACAATTGAAACGTGTAGATGCGGATGTAATTGACAAGCTGATTCAGAAAGATGAAAAACAGGAATTGGCTTTGTCTGAAGAAGAAGCTAAACAGGCGACAGGATTATTTGAAAAGGCGATCAGCCGTCAGGATATGAAAGTTGAAGTGGAAGCTATGTCTGCTGATGAAGCTCCTGTGTCTGTCACACTGGATGAATTTATGCGTCGTATGAAAGATATGGCAAAGACTGGTGGAGGTATGGGATTCTACGGAACGCTGCCGGATAACTATAAAGTAACGGTAAATGGTAATCATCCTTTGATCAAACGTATTCTTACTTCTCCTGAAGCAGAAGGTGAGCAATTGGCTAAACAAGCCTTCGATCTGGCATTATTGTCAAGAGGATTGCTGACAGGAGCTGATCTGACCGCCTTTGTGAAAAGAAGCGTAGAATTGATATAA
- a CDS encoding bifunctional alpha,alpha-trehalose-phosphate synthase (UDP-forming)/trehalose-phosphatase has product MSKTIIVSNRLPIKIERTDQGLNFMPSEGGLATGLGSIYNTGGNIWIGWPGIVPENETEEEEIREKLRTLNLVPVFLDQEELEGFYEGFSNEVLWPICHYRPSYAVYDEANWQTYLNVNVKFSNIIKSYIQENDEVWIHDYQLMLLPSQIRAFKNEISIAYFQHIPFPSHELFRLIPWRNELLNGLLGADLIGFHTFNDSQYFIDACSHILGTKNKDNSLQHGGRTVFVEAYPMGIDNSKFEKLARENSIRERAETIRDNFRHRKIILSVDRLDYSKGILERIHAFENLLKEYPAYMKEVVYYMLVVPSRDQVPQYKMLKDEVDRSVGRVNAMYGTEDWIPIAYFYNSYPMEELSALYVSADVCLVTPIRDGMNLVCKEYIASHPEQHGVLVLSEMAGAARELPDALIVNPNDAYGVAQSLMQALEMTKEEQSERMESMLENVRKFNIHHWVNQFLERLREIKDLQVKELSRKVGDKIKEQMCENYRSADKRLILLDYDGTLVGFNKEAEKATPTSELYQILEQISEDPKNLVVIISGRKHQTLQKWFLDRDMILVGEHGAWSNYPDGEWKAKKGLSTVWKDIIKTTMVKYADRTPGAFVEEKNYSLAWHYRKVQKGLGRLRAQELMDRLRYIVPNYGVQLLDGDDVIEVKNSEVNKGRAALEIYKDFEPGFVLAIGDDMTDEDMFYALPEETFTIKVGNKASAARYYIEGQPEVLPLLNDIMNCKNR; this is encoded by the coding sequence ATGAGTAAAACTATCATAGTTTCTAACAGACTTCCTATAAAAATAGAACGTACCGATCAAGGACTTAATTTCATGCCCAGCGAAGGAGGATTGGCCACGGGTTTAGGGTCTATCTACAATACTGGTGGAAATATCTGGATAGGATGGCCGGGTATCGTTCCTGAAAATGAAACAGAAGAAGAGGAGATCAGGGAAAAGTTACGGACACTGAATCTTGTACCTGTATTTCTTGATCAGGAGGAGCTGGAAGGTTTTTATGAAGGTTTTTCAAATGAGGTTTTATGGCCAATTTGTCATTATCGCCCGAGTTACGCAGTATATGATGAAGCGAATTGGCAAACTTATCTGAATGTAAATGTTAAATTTTCAAATATTATCAAAAGCTATATTCAGGAGAATGATGAAGTCTGGATTCATGATTATCAGCTTATGTTGCTCCCAAGTCAGATAAGAGCTTTTAAGAATGAGATTTCCATTGCTTACTTTCAACATATTCCTTTTCCTTCCCATGAGCTTTTCCGTTTGATTCCCTGGCGAAATGAACTGCTGAATGGTTTACTGGGAGCGGATCTGATCGGATTTCATACGTTTAATGATTCGCAGTATTTTATTGATGCCTGTTCGCACATTCTGGGAACTAAAAATAAGGACAACAGTTTGCAACACGGCGGCAGGACAGTGTTTGTAGAAGCTTATCCTATGGGTATAGATAACAGTAAGTTTGAAAAACTGGCCAGGGAAAATAGTATCCGGGAACGGGCCGAGACAATCAGAGATAATTTCAGACACCGCAAAATTATTCTGTCCGTAGATCGTCTGGATTACAGTAAGGGTATATTGGAACGTATTCACGCTTTTGAAAATCTGCTTAAGGAATATCCGGCTTATATGAAAGAGGTTGTCTACTATATGCTTGTCGTTCCATCCAGAGATCAGGTGCCACAGTATAAGATGCTGAAGGATGAAGTGGACCGTTCTGTAGGTAGAGTGAATGCGATGTATGGTACAGAAGACTGGATACCAATTGCATACTTTTACAATTCCTATCCGATGGAAGAGTTATCCGCATTGTATGTTTCAGCAGATGTATGTCTGGTAACTCCTATACGGGATGGTATGAATCTGGTCTGTAAGGAATATATTGCCAGTCATCCGGAGCAACATGGGGTATTGGTATTAAGTGAGATGGCAGGTGCCGCGCGGGAGCTGCCGGATGCGCTGATTGTGAATCCGAATGATGCCTATGGTGTCGCTCAAAGCCTGATGCAGGCATTGGAAATGACCAAAGAAGAACAGTCTGAGCGGATGGAATCTATGCTGGAAAATGTACGTAAGTTTAATATTCATCATTGGGTAAATCAGTTTCTGGAGAGACTCCGTGAGATTAAAGATTTGCAGGTTAAGGAATTGTCCCGAAAAGTAGGTGACAAAATCAAAGAACAGATGTGTGAAAATTACCGAAGTGCAGATAAACGTCTTATTTTATTAGACTATGACGGTACGCTGGTCGGATTTAATAAAGAGGCTGAAAAGGCAACCCCAACAAGCGAACTATATCAGATTCTCGAACAAATCAGTGAAGATCCGAAAAATCTGGTCGTTATTATCAGTGGCCGTAAACATCAGACTCTGCAAAAATGGTTTCTGGACAGGGATATGATTCTGGTGGGCGAACATGGGGCCTGGTCTAATTATCCGGACGGGGAATGGAAAGCTAAAAAAGGCTTGTCTACTGTTTGGAAGGATATTATAAAAACAACAATGGTGAAGTATGCCGATCGTACACCCGGTGCATTTGTAGAGGAGAAGAATTATTCTTTAGCCTGGCATTACCGTAAGGTGCAGAAAGGACTTGGAAGGCTACGGGCTCAGGAGTTGATGGACAGGCTGCGGTATATTGTCCCTAACTATGGCGTGCAGTTATTGGATGGGGATGATGTGATAGAAGTGAAAAATTCGGAGGTCAATAAGGGACGTGCTGCACTGGAAATCTATAAGGATTTTGAGCCCGGATTTGTTCTGGCCATTGGTGATGATATGACCGATGAAGATATGTTTTATGCGCTTCCGGAAGAGACATTTACGATTAAGGTAGGCAATAAAGCTTCAGCCGCACGTTATTATATAGAGGGACAACCGGAGGTATTACCCTTACTGAATGATATCATGAACTGCAAAAATAGATAA
- a CDS encoding class I SAM-dependent methyltransferase, with amino-acid sequence MNKENNYIEINKSSWNTKTTVHINSDFYDVENFKKGKSSLNDIELELLGDIKGKKILHLQCHFGQDTLSLARMGAEVTGVDLSDNAIQVAQELATELELTARFICSDVYALPEVLDEEFDIVYTSYGTIGWLPDLDKWASVISKFLKPDGKFVFVEFHPFMWVWDDDFKHVQYSYFKDGAIIESITGTYADREADITHETVSWNHALEEVFGSLIGQQLTVTSFKEYKYSPYSCFNNLVEIAPQQFQVRGMENKIPMVYSLIASKPKV; translated from the coding sequence ATGAATAAAGAAAACAACTATATAGAAATAAACAAATCCTCGTGGAATACTAAAACGACTGTACATATCAACTCAGACTTTTATGACGTTGAAAATTTTAAGAAGGGCAAATCATCTTTAAATGATATTGAACTGGAATTGCTCGGCGATATAAAAGGTAAGAAAATACTGCATTTACAGTGTCATTTCGGACAGGACACACTTTCACTTGCGCGTATGGGTGCAGAGGTCACAGGCGTCGACCTGTCAGATAATGCGATACAGGTGGCTCAGGAATTAGCCACCGAATTAGAGCTGACAGCACGCTTTATCTGCAGTGATGTATATGCCCTTCCTGAAGTATTAGATGAAGAGTTCGATATCGTGTATACCAGCTATGGCACTATCGGCTGGCTTCCGGATCTGGACAAATGGGCTTCTGTCATTTCAAAATTCCTGAAACCTGATGGAAAATTTGTTTTTGTCGAATTCCATCCGTTTATGTGGGTCTGGGATGACGATTTTAAGCATGTCCAATATTCTTATTTTAAAGATGGAGCTATTATAGAAAGTATAACGGGCACATATGCTGACCGTGAAGCTGATATTACGCACGAAACAGTATCCTGGAATCATGCGTTAGAAGAAGTATTCGGCAGCTTAATAGGGCAGCAACTTACTGTTACATCATTTAAGGAATACAAATATTCTCCATATAGCTGTTTTAACAATCTGGTAGAAATAGCTCCTCAGCAATTTCAGGTGAGAGGAATGGAAAATAAAATTCCAATGGTCTACTCTCTAATAGCATCAAAGCCTAAAGTATAA
- a CDS encoding sulfurtransferase has protein sequence MKVPFPLIRVEELNQLYQDKKDFVLIDASAGTQALDQYRTGHLQGALFMDLETQLAAVPQNAADGGRHPLPEPKIFANILSESGILPSHRIVVYDDKNGANAAARLWWMLKAIGHEQVQLLDGGLQAAKNYGIALTNSLPTPLPASIYPARDWLLPIASFTEVQQASTDDSYTIIDVRDQVRYDGITEPIDLIAGHIPNAINIPFHSNLDSTGIFRTPEQLTAQYQPLLESKGASQLIIHCGSGVTACHSLLAFAAAGLEIPKLYVGSWSEWSRNDLPMITKATN, from the coding sequence ATGAAAGTTCCCTTTCCTTTAATCCGTGTTGAAGAATTAAACCAGCTGTATCAGGATAAAAAAGATTTTGTACTGATAGATGCTTCTGCAGGTACTCAGGCCTTAGATCAATACCGGACCGGACACCTACAGGGAGCACTATTTATGGATCTGGAGACACAACTTGCAGCAGTACCTCAGAATGCAGCTGACGGAGGGCGACATCCTCTGCCAGAACCGAAGATCTTTGCAAATATACTATCAGAATCAGGTATACTTCCTTCACATCGTATTGTGGTATATGATGATAAAAACGGAGCCAATGCTGCTGCCAGACTATGGTGGATGCTCAAAGCAATCGGACATGAACAGGTACAGCTATTGGACGGAGGATTGCAGGCGGCAAAAAATTATGGCATTGCACTTACCAACAGCTTACCAACTCCGCTACCGGCATCCATATATCCTGCAAGAGACTGGTTGTTACCTATAGCTTCTTTCACTGAAGTACAACAGGCTTCCACCGATGACAGCTATACTATTATAGATGTACGGGATCAGGTACGCTATGATGGTATTACAGAACCTATAGACCTGATTGCCGGACACATCCCTAACGCGATCAACATTCCGTTTCACTCCAATCTGGATAGTACAGGGATATTTCGTACACCGGAGCAACTGACAGCTCAATATCAGCCTTTACTGGAATCCAAAGGAGCATCTCAACTTATCATTCATTGCGGCTCAGGGGTCACGGCTTGTCACAGCCTTCTGGCATTTGCAGCAGCAGGACTGGAAATACCTAAGCTCTATGTAGGCTCGTGGAGCGAATGGTCCAGAAACGATCTGCCCATGATTACTAAAGCCACAAATTAA
- a CDS encoding GNAT family N-acetyltransferase — protein MQFKHAILSDLIRIVEIYNSTVASRVVTADTEPVSTNSRIPWFEKHDPEKRPLWVLENEEGFIIGWISFQSFYGRPAYQATVEISIYLDEAYRGQGLGKLAIDYAIQQAPAYGIKTLLGFIFAHNTASLRLFEHFGFEEWAMLPDIAELDGIERSLKILGKKI, from the coding sequence ATGCAATTCAAACATGCCATTTTATCCGATCTGATCAGGATCGTTGAAATTTATAACTCTACTGTAGCATCACGTGTCGTCACTGCCGATACCGAACCGGTAAGCACCAATAGCAGAATCCCGTGGTTTGAAAAACATGATCCTGAAAAAAGACCGCTGTGGGTTCTTGAAAATGAAGAAGGTTTTATCATCGGATGGATCAGTTTTCAGTCTTTTTACGGACGTCCGGCTTATCAGGCGACTGTAGAAATCAGCATCTATCTGGATGAAGCTTACCGTGGTCAGGGGCTTGGAAAACTGGCAATTGATTACGCTATACAACAGGCGCCCGCTTATGGCATCAAAACACTTCTCGGATTTATATTCGCACATAATACAGCAAGTCTCCGCCTATTCGAGCACTTCGGCTTTGAAGAATGGGCCATGCTTCCGGATATTGCCGAACTTGATGGAATAGAACGAAGTCTTAAAATCTTAGGAAAAAAAATCTAA